The following nucleotide sequence is from Nitrososphaerota archaeon.
GCAAGGGACTGAACCCCGAACCACCGAAACCCGCCGAATTCATAGACAACGAGTAGCAACAGTATCAGAGTAAGTAAGGTAGCCGCTGTCTGCGGTTACCGCTTTCCATTCTTACATTTCTGTTTATGCGATCTTGCAAACGGTAAGGGATAGCCTTATGTATCGACTATCTACGCTGGAGCGATTAAGATGATGAAGCGTTACGGCTGGTATGTTCCGGTAATGGTAGTGGTGCTTCTCGGCGTCGCTTTAGCTGTTTACTATATTCCTGAAAATGGGGCTACAACAAGTAGCGCCGATGAGGTTCCACGTCGATTCGGTGACTTCCAGCTAACGGGAACCATCACAGGTCAAGATGCGTTAAACAGTGTTGAGAAGATGCATATTGGTTCACCTGGAGCTATGAAGAGGGCTGTAATTGCCACGTACAATGACGCGTCAGGTCGGAAGGTTCAGCTATGGGTCGCTGACTTTCAGGATAACGAGGTTGCCACGATAACCCTTCTTCAAATGGTGGATGCCATAAAGAAGTATCCGGAGATGGGATTCTCAGCCCCTGAGAAGCATCCCTTGAACGGTATCGATGTCTACGTAAGTGACGGTGCTGGTGGCGTGAACACCTTCTGGGCTGAAAAGAACCGCGTCGTCTATTTACTAATCTCGCAGGTATCTCATGATGATGCGTTTACAGCCACTCAGGCCTTCATGGAGCAGTATCAGCAAATCATCTAATTAATCTACTAGTTGACATTTAATCTGTTGCTTCTGGAGAGTTTTTATAGAGGGTAAATCGGTAAATTGGATCAAGCAAGCACGTAAAAAGATACTTGTAGATGTTGTGAATATGCCTAAACCTAACTTCAAAACTAAGAAGAAAGAAAAGAACAGCAGTAACTTGCTTGGGATAATTTTCGTAATCGCCATAGTTGCGGTAGGGGCGGCGATCTTCTATGTGACCGCTACAAGAAACCAAGTTAACACCGGCGGTATCGAGCTTCCAAAATACGCCTACACAACTGATCAAGTCACGCAAGCATATGTGGCATCAAAGCAACTAACTAACGTATTCAAGTACATGCCCTGCTACTGCGGCTGCGGTACAACCGGTCATCCAGTGCCGCACAACAACCTACACGACTGCTTCATTCAACCCAACGGCGATTGGAACCAGCATGCAGCAGGCTGCAGCACCTGCGTAGACATCGCTACAACTGTATGGTCAAAACTGAGAGACAAATCTACGCCCTACGATATTCGTCAAATGATCGATCGAGAATACTCGAACGGCAACTATCCTCCATCAACACCCACTCCGATGCCCCCGCAATAGAATCCACACGAAGAGCAGCTGAAGAGAAGTGTTCTTTCTCATTCATTTAGAGCAGGAAGTAGCGAAAGCCCTCACTTGACTACGCTAGTATTGTTCGGAAAATAAGTTGGAAGGCCGGTCTGAGCCTAGTCACATGAACTACTTGAGGGACTCCAAAAACTTGCACTAGCGTCGGTTTACCTGTCTTTCAACAGGTTTACCTGCGTGTGCAGGTTTCTGGGGTTTCTTTCGCCCACGCAACTTGAGCCTGCCCCCAGCCTTCGAATCTATAAACTGACTTGATCCTTAAAAGTTGTTCGGTTACATGTTTTTGCTTGCTGTTAAGATAATCAGTTTTGATGTCAGGTTAACTTTAACGCCGCGGTAAGTTGCTGCTGATGTTGTTGTTTGGTTGAGAGGGCGCAGGTGGTGGCGAGCTGATTATATCTATGGCGTTCGTAAAAAGTGGTGGAGTTTGTTTGTCTTTACGTTTCTTTTACGGCTATCCGGAGTGTTGTTTGCCTAGATGAGGTTTAGTTCTTGGCAAGCATACAACATATTAATCTCGCTGTGGGGCTGTTTCCACGTTGTCTTTGACTGACGCCTCTGAGAATATTCGATATACGCAGTTCGAGGCGGATATTCGTTCTATTCTTGATCGGCTTAGCGTAGATGTTGATCTTGGCGTCAAAAAGAGTCTTTCACTTCTGGGGGAGAGGTTAACTGAGCTATATCGGCACCGGCTGGTTAAGATTAATCACTCTGTAATGGAGTTGATCTGCTCAAAGGATCTTCTTCTCAAAGGCTATGATGTGAAGCTGGAGTATCCGCTTGACTCTGGATTAATCTGCGATATCTACGCTGTCAAAGGTGAAGGTGTCCTTATTGTCGAGGTTGAAACCGGTTACACGCCGCCTAACCATGCGCTCGACCCCTACACCTACAATAGAGCTAGGATATCTAGCAAAATCGCAAGGTACAGTGCTTACGCCAACAAGTTCGCTCTAGCTTCTCCTAACTACAACGTTCTCCAGATTCCAGCTCTCTTCAGCAGACCTCCGCGCTACCGAACTGATGAAGAAGTATCTGAAAATAAGCGGCTCTGCGACCTGTACTACTCAAGCCCACCTATCGCCGCTAAACAGATCCGGGAAGCCAACCTCCAGAGCATCACTCTCATCGATATAGATAACGTGAAGACCCGTGAAATAGACCCAGAGTCTTATCAGAAGCTTCTACTACACATAGAATCCATAATCTAATCCAAGATAACCGCATTAGGCAGCTCATGGTAGCTTTACGGTTTGCTTCGGCCAAGGTTCCCCATATTTTTCAAGGAAAGCGACCTGCTGCAGCGGCTTACGATCCTTAACTCCCTTAACTGAGTGTTTCGGGTAGCCAAACGGCAAAACTGTTAGAAGCTGCAGACTATCAGGTATTTTGAGGAGCTTCTTAACCTCATCCCGCTCGATCCCGCCAACCCAACGCGAACCTACACCTAGGCTCCAGGCAACCAGCATCATGCTCTGCGCGGCCCGAGCTGTATCCACCTGATACCATTTATCATCCGGATCGACTGCCACAGCGATTGCAAACGCAGCACCAGTTATGAATTTCCCGGTGGGGCTAAGTTCACCGATTTTCCTAAGCGTGCTTCTGTCTCTGACTACGATGAATCTCCACGGCTGCATGTTCATAGCGCTAGGCGATAGTCTCCCAGCCTCAAGGATCTTCCAAATAATCTCGGCAGAAACCGGCTTGTCTTCGTATTCCTTAACCTCAATCCTTTTTGTAGCAGCTTCGAAAACATCCATCATCTTACTTCAAGCTATGGATGGTACTCCCACACATTTTTTCTTTTCCCGTCAAGCGTCAGAACCAACAGTTGGTAGAGTAATAACATCGAAAAACGTACACAAGGCTGGTCTGAGCCTAGCTGCTTAAGCTACTTTGAAATCCTGAAACATGTCTTTTTACTTACATGTTTCTGGTTTTCTTTCGCCAAGCAACTTTAGCTTGCCCCCAGCCTTTGAATCTATTCATGTTTCAGATCCATAAAAAGAATTTGGTGTCAAGTATGCTCTTCTCCGCTCTACTTTAGTGCAGTGATGAACATGCCGTGCCAAGTGTGATACCAGATTGCGCCTGTGTAGCCGTTGATGCTGAGCATCCCGTAGGTTTGTCCGTTGAGAGTTGTCTCAATAGTATAGTATCCTGGGAATGTTTCCACATCACCGACTGTTGTTCCAGGGTAAGTGACGTTTAGGAACTTCTGCGCGATCTTCTTAGCCTGATCCGGTGTAACTGTCACTGTGCCGTTGCCCGTGTAGTAACTACCGCCACCCATCATGCCCCCACCCATCATCCTGCCCATACTATTGTATCCTGTGTTCCACATCATGCTCTGAGGTTCTGGGTAAACTGAGCCTGTGAAACGGTCGATAAGAACCTCTAGTACACCGTTACCTGTGCGTTTATCAATAATTGATAGGTAAAAGTTGTTGGAGTACTCGTCAAAATCGCCTATAGTAAGACTGGAGTTCTTTAGAGCGGTAAGAAAGACGTTAGCAACCTGCTCCGCCTGGGCATGTGTCAGGGCAGTTGGAACCTTCTGGTAGTAACCCATCATTCCACCACTCATCATACCGCCACTACCCATCATGCCCCCTCCTGCTCCTCCCATCATGCCCCCACACATCATTCCTTGTCCATAGAATTGCTGAGGCTGATCGTTGTTGTTAGGTGATGCTTGCTGATAATTCGGGTAGTTGTAACCCCCCATCATTCCGCCAGCATCCCCACCCATCATACCGCTGCCTCCTATTCCTCCACCCATCATTCCAGAGCCGTATCCTTGATTCTGCCGCTGGTATCCCAATGCAGAGTACTGCATATTGGCATTCGCATATATCGCGAGGGATGCGAATGTGATTAGTGCTGCAACCGCTACCGCGATTACTATTAACTCGGTTTTACTAACTGTCATTATTATTTATCTGACCTCAGGCTTCAGTATAGTTTGAAACAGTGTATGATAGTTGCCTGAAACAGTTTTTGAAACAGATTTCTCCAACAGTATCACCGTCAACTCTGTACACTAGCTGCTCCTCGGCGGATACCATGTTAACCCGATTATGCCTGCTGTGAACATCAGGACTGAGCCGAGCATAAAGCCCCACATTGTAGGAAACGCGACGATAGAGATGATAAGCACAAGTGTAGCACCACTCCTAATCTTACCGATATCAGAAGTATTCAGCCACATAGTTCCAAGAATCCCTAGTGCGATAACCAGTATTCCTAAAGCAGCTGTCAAAGGTGCCCATCCGAACCCGTAGCCAAACCACGGGCCTCCACCCCCCATCATCATTC
It contains:
- a CDS encoding PCYCGC domain-containing protein — translated: MPKPNFKTKKKEKNSSNLLGIIFVIAIVAVGAAIFYVTATRNQVNTGGIELPKYAYTTDQVTQAYVASKQLTNVFKYMPCYCGCGTTGHPVPHNNLHDCFIQPNGDWNQHAAGCSTCVDIATTVWSKLRDKSTPYDIRQMIDREYSNGNYPPSTPTPMPPQ
- a CDS encoding nitroreductase family protein, yielding MMDVFEAATKRIEVKEYEDKPVSAEIIWKILEAGRLSPSAMNMQPWRFIVVRDRSTLRKIGELSPTGKFITGAAFAIAVAVDPDDKWYQVDTARAAQSMMLVAWSLGVGSRWVGGIERDEVKKLLKIPDSLQLLTVLPFGYPKHSVKGVKDRKPLQQVAFLEKYGEPWPKQTVKLP
- a CDS encoding PepSY domain-containing protein, translated to MTVSKTELIVIAVAVAALITFASLAIYANANMQYSALGYQRQNQGYGSGMMGGGIGGSGMMGGDAGGMMGGYNYPNYQQASPNNNDQPQQFYGQGMMCGGMMGGAGGGMMGSGGMMSGGMMGYYQKVPTALTHAQAEQVANVFLTALKNSSLTIGDFDEYSNNFYLSIIDKRTGNGVLEVLIDRFTGSVYPEPQSMMWNTGYNSMGRMMGGGMMGGGSYYTGNGTVTVTPDQAKKIAQKFLNVTYPGTTVGDVETFPGYYTIETTLNGQTYGMLSINGYTGAIWYHTWHGMFITALK